A genomic window from Mesorhizobium sp. 131-2-1 includes:
- a CDS encoding GFA family protein, with amino-acid sequence MPMLLKGSCRCGAVRFEVESHTPVPFMLCYCSICRKQQGGGGFAINLGADSATLKITGKRNVGVFRAEIEDDERPRCEVSTGERNFCRKCGSALWLYDPTWPDLVHPFASAIDSVLPKPPEKVHLMLKYKASWVEPVVGKNDKVFDVYPEESIADWHKRMGLWVE; translated from the coding sequence TTGCCGATGCTGCTCAAAGGGTCCTGCCGCTGCGGCGCCGTCCGCTTCGAGGTGGAAAGCCACACGCCGGTGCCGTTCATGCTCTGCTACTGCTCGATCTGCCGCAAGCAGCAGGGCGGCGGCGGCTTCGCCATCAATCTCGGCGCCGATTCCGCGACGCTGAAAATCACCGGCAAGCGTAATGTCGGCGTGTTCCGGGCCGAGATCGAGGATGACGAGCGTCCGCGGTGCGAGGTCTCGACCGGCGAGCGCAATTTCTGCCGCAAATGCGGATCGGCGCTGTGGCTCTACGATCCGACCTGGCCGGATCTGGTCCATCCCTTTGCCTCGGCGATCGACAGCGTGCTGCCAAAGCCGCCGGAAAAGGTGCACCTGATGCTGAAATACAAGGCAAGTTGGGTCGAGCCGGTGGTCGGCAAGAACGACAAGGTGTTCGACGTCTATCCCGAGGAATCGATCGCCGACTGGCACAAGCGGATGGGATTGTGGGTGGAGTAG
- a CDS encoding SUF system Fe-S cluster assembly protein — translation MEDASTTAETSEPAANAVVSASAIPADELARLTDDIVSALKTVYDPEIPADIYELGLVYKIDIEDDRSVKIDMTLTAPGCPVAGEMPGWVENAVGAVEGVSGVEVSMVFDPPWTPDRMSEEAQVAVGWY, via the coding sequence ATGGAAGATGCGAGCACCACCGCAGAGACAAGCGAACCGGCCGCGAACGCCGTGGTTTCGGCCTCAGCCATTCCCGCCGACGAGCTGGCGCGGCTGACCGACGACATCGTCTCGGCGCTGAAGACGGTCTACGATCCCGAAATCCCCGCCGACATCTACGAGCTCGGCCTCGTCTACAAGATCGACATCGAGGACGACCGCTCGGTCAAGATCGACATGACGCTGACGGCCCCGGGCTGCCCGGTGGCCGGCGAAATGCCCGGCTGGGTGGAAAACGCCGTCGGCGCCGTGGAAGGTGTTTCCGGCGTCGAGGTCAGCATGGTGTTCGATCCGCCATGGACGCCCGACCGCATGTCGGAAGAGGCGCAGGTCGCGGTTGGCTGGTATTGA
- the sufA gene encoding Fe-S cluster assembly scaffold SufA, with product MGRFAVITMTEKAADRVREIVATRENAHGIRLGIKKGGCAGMEYTVDLVTEPNTKDDHIERDGAHVYVAPEAALFLFGTEMDFEQTTLRTGFTFKNPNQSSACGCGESVELKPADLKALAEARATSAA from the coding sequence ATGGGACGCTTCGCCGTCATTACGATGACCGAAAAGGCCGCCGACCGGGTGCGCGAGATCGTCGCCACGCGCGAGAACGCGCACGGCATCCGCCTCGGCATCAAGAAGGGCGGCTGCGCCGGCATGGAATACACGGTCGACCTGGTGACCGAGCCGAACACCAAGGACGACCACATCGAGCGCGACGGCGCGCATGTCTATGTCGCGCCAGAGGCGGCGCTCTTCCTGTTCGGCACCGAGATGGATTTCGAGCAGACGACGCTGCGCACCGGCTTCACCTTCAAGAACCCGAATCAGAGCTCGGCCTGCGGCTGCGGCGAGTCGGTCGAACTGAAGCCCGCCGATCTGAAGGCGCTGGCCGAGGCGCGCGCGACAAGTGCCGCTTAG
- a CDS encoding pseudouridine-5'-phosphate glycosidase: MTPETARPFIDIHPPVAEALAAGRPVVALESTIITHGMPYPDNGAMAANVEKIISDNGAVPATIAVVAGRIKIGLSDGERESLAMTGDAMKLSRADLGFAVAQGRTGGTTVAATMIAAHMAGIKVFATGGIGGVHKGAEKSFDISADLDELARTPVIVVSAGAKAILDIEKTLEVLETRGVPVIGHGCETMPAFWSRHSPFRAPLTLHAPEDIAHFYRTRQALGLGGGVLVANPVPENEEIPAAEMDGYIQAAQKAAEALNVTGKAVTPFLLSKILELTGGRSLKTNIALVENNARLAARIAKAL; the protein is encoded by the coding sequence ATGACGCCCGAAACCGCCCGCCCCTTCATCGACATCCACCCGCCCGTGGCGGAGGCGCTCGCCGCCGGGCGGCCGGTGGTGGCGCTGGAAAGCACCATCATCACCCACGGCATGCCCTATCCCGACAATGGCGCCATGGCGGCCAATGTCGAGAAGATCATTTCGGACAATGGCGCGGTGCCGGCGACGATCGCGGTTGTCGCCGGCCGCATCAAGATCGGGCTCTCCGACGGCGAGCGCGAATCGCTGGCGATGACCGGCGACGCCATGAAGCTGTCGCGCGCCGATCTCGGCTTTGCGGTCGCGCAAGGCCGCACGGGCGGCACCACCGTCGCCGCGACGATGATCGCCGCGCATATGGCGGGGATAAAGGTGTTCGCCACCGGCGGCATTGGCGGCGTGCACAAGGGCGCGGAGAAGAGCTTCGACATCTCGGCCGACCTCGACGAGCTGGCGCGCACGCCGGTCATCGTGGTGTCGGCCGGCGCCAAGGCGATCCTCGACATCGAAAAGACGCTTGAGGTCTTGGAGACGCGTGGGGTGCCGGTCATCGGCCATGGCTGCGAGACGATGCCTGCCTTCTGGTCCAGGCACTCGCCGTTCCGCGCGCCGCTGACGCTGCATGCGCCGGAAGACATCGCGCATTTCTACCGCACGCGGCAGGCGCTTGGCCTCGGTGGCGGCGTCTTGGTCGCCAACCCGGTACCGGAGAACGAGGAGATCCCGGCCGCCGAGATGGACGGCTACATCCAGGCGGCGCAAAAGGCCGCGGAGGCGCTGAACGTCACCGGCAAGGCTGTGACGCCGTTCCTGCTGTCGAAAATCCTCGAGCTGACTGGCGGCCGCAGCCTCAAGACCAACATCGCGCTGGTCGAGAACAATGCGCGACTGGCGGCGCGGATCGCGAAGGCGCTTTAG
- a CDS encoding DMP19 family protein, producing the protein MTGLQVEEWETDVPEFVPPATMKLMQRWGGDSFLNACDTSAEFHAFLSDLPADVAGVLCADSLLRDVMNGTFDQYFHNSFGITITRAISAMQAFGLSGHAEAATHALMVFGADFPEDRLARMDRMDDLPETAFDEATDQFHAAEDSHPIGMHEVLQRQANQLLSKAH; encoded by the coding sequence TTGACGGGGCTGCAGGTGGAGGAGTGGGAGACAGACGTTCCCGAGTTCGTGCCGCCTGCAACTATGAAACTTATGCAACGCTGGGGTGGTGACAGCTTTCTTAATGCCTGCGATACGTCGGCCGAGTTTCACGCATTCCTGAGCGATCTGCCCGCCGACGTTGCCGGTGTCCTTTGTGCGGATTCGTTGCTTCGCGATGTCATGAATGGGACGTTTGACCAATATTTCCACAACTCATTCGGAATAACGATCACGCGCGCTATCTCGGCGATGCAGGCATTTGGCCTGTCAGGTCATGCGGAAGCTGCCACACATGCGTTGATGGTTTTTGGCGCTGACTTCCCAGAAGATCGCCTTGCCAGAATGGACAGGATGGACGATTTGCCGGAGACGGCATTCGATGAAGCGACTGATCAATTCCATGCAGCCGAAGACAGCCATCCGATAGGAATGCACGAGGTACTTCAACGGCAAGCCAACCAATTGCTGTCGAAGGCACATTGA
- a CDS encoding PhzF family phenazine biosynthesis protein, producing the protein MPTLTMYQVDAFADRAFHGNPAAVLILEDWLPEPVMQAIANENNLAETAFARPNGKGWDLRWFTPVHEADFCGHATLATAHVLAAEHDVAGDMAFATRVGGLRVSRREDAYQLDLPCFAPQPVDAELALALRDTVSARPVASFRNFENLFVELTDEAAVRSFVPDLFRIATFHPLGVVVTARGESHDFVSRYFAPGAGIPEDPVTGSIHATLIPYWSEKLGKTKLSAFQCSQRGGHLLCELAADRVLITGRAKTFMKAEIYLPD; encoded by the coding sequence GTGCCGACACTGACTATGTACCAGGTCGACGCTTTCGCCGACCGGGCGTTCCACGGCAATCCGGCTGCCGTCCTCATCCTGGAGGACTGGCTGCCGGAACCCGTCATGCAGGCCATCGCCAACGAGAACAATCTTGCCGAAACCGCCTTTGCGCGGCCGAACGGCAAGGGCTGGGACCTGCGCTGGTTCACACCGGTCCATGAAGCCGACTTCTGCGGCCACGCCACGCTGGCCACCGCCCATGTGCTGGCCGCGGAGCACGATGTGGCGGGCGACATGGCCTTCGCCACGCGGGTAGGCGGACTGCGGGTATCCAGGCGCGAGGACGCCTACCAGCTCGATCTGCCGTGCTTTGCGCCGCAGCCCGTCGATGCCGAGCTGGCGCTCGCCCTGCGGGACACCGTTTCAGCGCGCCCGGTGGCGAGCTTCCGCAATTTTGAGAACCTGTTCGTCGAACTGACCGACGAGGCGGCCGTGCGGTCCTTCGTCCCGGACCTGTTCCGGATCGCAACCTTCCACCCGCTCGGCGTGGTCGTCACCGCGCGTGGTGAGAGCCATGATTTCGTCTCCCGTTACTTTGCGCCGGGCGCGGGCATTCCCGAGGATCCGGTGACCGGCTCGATCCATGCGACGCTGATACCGTACTGGTCCGAGAAGCTCGGCAAGACAAAGCTGTCGGCCTTCCAATGCTCGCAGCGCGGCGGTCACTTGCTGTGCGAGCTTGCCGCAGACCGCGTGCTGATCACCGGCCGCGCGAAGACCTTCATGAAGGCGGAAATCTACCTGCCGGACTGA
- a CDS encoding TfoX/Sxy family protein, with translation MDNERIEELFESLGPVNIRKLFGGKGIYCDGVIVAVVVRGELMLKADEQSVPDFEAAGCSQWTYTGSRHGREVAMPYWSTPDSAFDDPDEMAVWARRAYEAGRRAGK, from the coding sequence ATGGATAATGAACGCATAGAAGAACTTTTTGAAAGCCTCGGCCCGGTCAACATCCGAAAACTGTTCGGCGGCAAGGGCATCTACTGCGATGGCGTCATCGTCGCCGTTGTCGTTCGCGGCGAACTGATGCTGAAGGCGGACGAGCAGAGCGTGCCAGACTTCGAGGCCGCCGGCTGCAGCCAGTGGACCTATACCGGCTCTCGCCATGGCAGAGAGGTGGCCATGCCCTACTGGAGCACCCCGGACAGTGCCTTCGACGATCCCGACGAAATGGCGGTCTGGGCACGCCGCGCCTATGAGGCGGGGCGAAGGGCGGGGAAGTAG
- a CDS encoding cysteine desulfurase codes for MDQNIETTPYDVEAIRRDFPILSRQVYGKPLVYLDNGASAQKPQVVLDTIQHAYSQEYANVHRGLHFLSNAATDAYEKARETVRRFLNAPSTDNIVFTSNTTSAINTVAYGYGMQRIGEGDEIVLSIMEHHSNIVPWHFIRERQGAKLVWVPVDDLGAFHIEEFEKRLTARTKLVAITQMSNALGTVTPIKEIVRIAHARGIPVLVDGSQSAVHMPIDVQDLDCDFFVFTGHKVYGPSGIGVLYGKKDILDGMRPFMGGGEMIEEVTEDIVTYNEPPHRFEAGTPPIVQAIGLGAALEYMEKVGRERIAAHEADLKDYAHERLRAINSLRIFGDAPGKGAIISFELQGIHAHDVSMVIDRQGVAVRAGTHCAQPLLKRFGVTSTCRASFGMYNTRAEVDALADALEKARKFFG; via the coding sequence ATGGACCAGAATATCGAAACCACTCCCTACGACGTCGAGGCGATCCGCCGCGATTTCCCGATCCTGTCGCGCCAGGTTTACGGCAAGCCGCTGGTCTATCTCGACAATGGCGCCTCGGCGCAGAAGCCGCAGGTCGTGCTCGACACCATCCAGCACGCCTATTCCCAGGAATACGCCAACGTCCATCGCGGCCTGCATTTCCTGTCAAACGCCGCGACCGATGCCTATGAGAAGGCGCGTGAGACGGTCCGGCGTTTCCTGAACGCGCCGAGCACCGACAACATCGTCTTCACCTCCAACACCACATCGGCGATCAACACTGTCGCCTACGGCTATGGCATGCAGCGGATCGGTGAGGGCGACGAGATCGTGTTGTCGATCATGGAGCACCACTCCAACATCGTGCCCTGGCATTTCATCCGCGAGCGGCAGGGCGCCAAGCTGGTCTGGGTGCCGGTCGACGATCTCGGCGCCTTCCACATCGAGGAATTCGAGAAGCGGCTGACCGCGCGCACGAAACTCGTCGCCATCACCCAGATGTCGAATGCGCTAGGCACGGTGACGCCGATCAAGGAGATCGTGCGCATCGCGCATGCCCGCGGTATTCCCGTCCTGGTCGACGGCAGCCAGAGTGCGGTCCATATGCCGATCGACGTGCAGGACCTAGACTGCGATTTCTTCGTCTTCACCGGCCACAAGGTCTATGGGCCCTCGGGCATCGGTGTGCTCTACGGCAAGAAGGATATTCTGGACGGGATGCGGCCCTTCATGGGTGGCGGCGAGATGATCGAGGAGGTGACCGAGGACATCGTCACCTACAACGAGCCGCCGCACCGTTTCGAGGCCGGCACGCCGCCAATCGTGCAGGCGATCGGCCTCGGTGCCGCGCTGGAATACATGGAGAAGGTTGGCCGCGAGCGCATCGCAGCGCACGAGGCGGACCTCAAGGACTACGCGCATGAGCGGCTGCGCGCCATCAACTCGCTGCGCATCTTCGGCGACGCGCCGGGCAAGGGCGCCATCATCTCGTTCGAATTGCAGGGCATCCATGCCCATGACGTGTCGATGGTGATCGATAGGCAAGGTGTCGCTGTCCGCGCGGGCACACATTGCGCCCAGCCGCTGTTGAAACGCTTCGGCGTCACCTCCACATGCAGGGCGTCGTTCGGCATGTATAATACCAGGGCCGAAGTCGACGCTTTGGCCGATGCGCTGGAAAAGGCGCGAAAGTTCTTCGGGTGA
- a CDS encoding DUF2199 domain-containing protein, which translates to MSAEAYRWRCACCDEEYTGLPMDVAFDVPVNPDSHDDDARLGLRQNDDFCEVRYASGRTDRFIRCLLPLPVHRLSDEFCFGVWMSLSERSWNVYRDGFDSGQYEVELCFGYLMHDIPEYPSSMLMHANVVFQPGNQRPKVFLHEADHPLVAAQRDGVDVTQIERWVALSHRPKA; encoded by the coding sequence ATGAGCGCCGAGGCATATCGTTGGCGGTGTGCCTGTTGCGATGAAGAATACACCGGCCTTCCCATGGACGTGGCGTTCGATGTCCCGGTGAATCCGGACTCGCATGACGACGATGCTCGATTGGGCCTTCGCCAGAATGATGATTTCTGCGAGGTTCGCTATGCGTCAGGCAGGACGGATCGGTTCATTCGTTGCCTGCTGCCTTTGCCCGTGCATCGACTGTCCGACGAGTTCTGTTTCGGCGTTTGGATGTCGCTCTCGGAAAGAAGCTGGAATGTCTATCGAGACGGATTTGACAGCGGCCAATATGAAGTTGAGCTTTGCTTCGGGTATTTGATGCACGACATTCCTGAGTATCCAAGCTCAATGCTGATGCACGCAAATGTTGTGTTCCAGCCTGGCAATCAGCGTCCCAAGGTATTTCTACATGAGGCAGATCATCCCTTGGTCGCGGCTCAACGCGATGGAGTGGATGTGACTCAGATCGAACGTTGGGTTGCTCTTTCGCACCGTCCGAAAGCCTAG
- the alaS gene encoding alanine--tRNA ligase — protein MSGVNEIRSTFLDYFRKEGHEVVASSPLVPRNDPTLMFTNAGMVQFKNVFTGLEKRPYSRATTAQKSVRAGGKHNDLDNVGYTARHLTFFEMLGNFSFGDYFKERAIELAWNLITKEFGLKKDKLLVTVYHTDDEAAGHWKKIAGFSDDRIIRIPTSDNFWAMGDTGPCGPCSEIFIDRGEHIWGGPPGSPEEDGDRFLEFWNLVFMQYEQVTKEERIDLPRPSIDTGMGLERMASILQGAESVFETDLFRHLIDAASSALGHGPDKENTASFRVIADHLRSSCFLVADGVLPSNEGRGYVLRRIMRRAMRHAQLLGASEPLMWKLVPALVREMGQAYPELGRGEALITETLKLEETRFRKTLARGLGLLSDATEKLGAGDMLDGETAFKLYDTYGFPLDLTQDALRQRSISVDLAGFTDAMERQRAEARKSWAGSGDAATETVWFAVRENVGATDFLGYETEQAEGLVLALVKDGKTVDSAAQGDAVAVVVNQTPFYGESGGQMGDTGIISGEGFSIAITDTQKKADGLFVHLGRVASGTVKTGAAVELKVDHARRSRLRANHSATHLIHEALREVLGTHVAQKGSLVAPERLRFDISHNKPISADELEEVERMANEIVVQNSPVTTRLMSVDDAIAEGAMALFGEKYGDEVRVVSMGTGLHGAKANRPYSVELCGGTHVRATGDIGLVRIVSDSAVAAGVRRIEALTGEAARRHLDEQDRRLKAIASTLKISPADVPARVEVLLEERKKLEKELTEARKKLALGGGAAAGAPAENETIAGVGFLGKAVSGVAPKDLKPLADAGKKTLGSGVVVFVGAGEDNKASVVVAVTDDLTSRFSAVDLVRVASAALGGQGGGGRPDMAQAGGPDASKANDAIAAVRAALEAA, from the coding sequence ATGAGTGGCGTGAACGAGATCCGGTCGACATTCCTCGACTACTTCCGCAAGGAGGGTCACGAGGTCGTCGCGTCGAGCCCTCTGGTGCCACGCAACGATCCGACGCTGATGTTCACCAATGCCGGCATGGTGCAGTTCAAGAACGTCTTCACCGGCCTGGAGAAGCGGCCCTATTCGCGCGCCACGACCGCCCAGAAGAGCGTGCGCGCCGGCGGCAAGCACAACGACCTCGACAATGTCGGTTACACCGCGCGTCACCTGACCTTCTTCGAGATGCTCGGCAATTTCTCCTTCGGCGACTATTTCAAGGAGCGCGCCATCGAGCTTGCCTGGAACCTGATCACCAAGGAGTTCGGGCTGAAGAAGGACAAGCTGCTGGTCACCGTCTACCACACCGACGACGAGGCCGCCGGCCACTGGAAGAAGATCGCCGGCTTCTCCGACGACCGCATCATCCGCATCCCGACCTCGGATAATTTCTGGGCGATGGGCGATACCGGACCCTGCGGGCCGTGCTCGGAGATCTTCATCGACCGCGGCGAGCACATCTGGGGCGGTCCTCCCGGCAGCCCGGAAGAGGATGGCGACCGGTTCCTCGAGTTCTGGAACCTGGTGTTCATGCAGTACGAGCAGGTGACGAAGGAAGAGCGCATCGACCTGCCGCGCCCGTCGATCGATACCGGCATGGGCCTGGAGCGGATGGCGTCGATCCTGCAAGGGGCGGAAAGCGTCTTCGAAACCGACCTTTTCCGCCATCTGATCGACGCCGCGTCCTCGGCGCTCGGGCATGGTCCCGACAAGGAGAACACCGCTTCCTTCCGTGTCATCGCCGACCATCTGCGCTCGTCCTGCTTCCTGGTGGCCGATGGCGTGCTGCCGTCGAACGAAGGCCGCGGCTATGTGCTGCGCCGCATCATGCGCCGCGCCATGCGCCATGCGCAGCTGCTCGGCGCCAGTGAGCCGCTGATGTGGAAGCTGGTGCCGGCGCTGGTGCGCGAGATGGGCCAGGCCTATCCGGAACTGGGACGCGGCGAGGCGCTGATCACCGAGACGCTGAAGCTGGAGGAGACCCGCTTCCGCAAGACGCTGGCGCGCGGCCTCGGCCTGCTCTCTGACGCGACAGAGAAGCTCGGCGCCGGCGACATGCTGGATGGCGAGACGGCCTTCAAGCTCTACGACACCTACGGCTTCCCTCTCGATCTGACGCAGGATGCGCTGCGCCAGCGCAGCATCTCGGTCGATCTGGCCGGCTTCACCGACGCCATGGAGCGGCAGAGGGCCGAGGCGCGTAAGAGCTGGGCCGGTTCCGGCGACGCTGCCACCGAGACGGTCTGGTTCGCCGTGCGCGAGAATGTCGGAGCCACCGATTTCCTCGGCTACGAGACCGAGCAGGCGGAGGGTCTCGTCCTGGCGCTGGTCAAGGACGGCAAGACTGTCGACAGCGCCGCGCAGGGCGACGCGGTTGCCGTGGTCGTCAACCAGACGCCGTTCTATGGCGAGTCCGGCGGCCAGATGGGCGACACCGGCATCATCTCCGGCGAGGGCTTCTCGATCGCGATCACCGATACGCAGAAGAAGGCCGACGGTCTGTTCGTGCATCTGGGCCGGGTGGCGAGCGGCACGGTCAAGACCGGCGCCGCCGTCGAGCTCAAGGTCGACCATGCGCGCCGCTCCAGGCTGCGCGCCAACCACTCGGCCACGCATCTCATCCATGAGGCGCTGCGCGAGGTGCTGGGCACCCATGTCGCGCAGAAGGGCTCGCTGGTCGCGCCCGAGCGCCTGCGCTTCGACATCTCGCACAACAAGCCGATCTCGGCCGACGAGCTCGAGGAGGTCGAGCGCATGGCGAACGAGATCGTCGTGCAGAACAGCCCAGTGACCACGCGCCTGATGTCGGTCGACGACGCCATTGCCGAGGGCGCCATGGCGCTGTTCGGCGAGAAGTACGGCGATGAAGTGCGCGTGGTGTCGATGGGCACCGGCCTGCATGGCGCCAAGGCCAACCGCCCCTATTCGGTCGAGCTTTGCGGCGGCACCCATGTCAGGGCGACCGGCGATATCGGCCTGGTGCGCATCGTCTCGGACAGCGCGGTCGCCGCCGGCGTGCGCCGCATCGAAGCGCTGACCGGCGAGGCGGCGCGCAGGCATCTCGATGAACAGGACAGGCGGCTGAAGGCCATCGCTTCGACGCTGAAGATCTCGCCGGCCGATGTGCCGGCGCGCGTCGAGGTGCTGCTCGAGGAGCGCAAGAAGCTGGAGAAGGAGCTGACCGAGGCGCGCAAGAAGCTCGCTTTGGGCGGCGGCGCCGCGGCCGGCGCCCCGGCCGAGAACGAGACCATCGCCGGCGTAGGGTTCCTCGGCAAGGCGGTCTCCGGCGTGGCGCCGAAGGATCTGAAGCCGCTGGCGGATGCCGGCAAGAAAACGCTCGGTTCCGGCGTCGTCGTCTTCGTCGGTGCCGGCGAGGACAACAAGGCGAGTGTGGTTGTCGCCGTGACCGACGATTTGACCAGCCGTTTCAGCGCCGTCGATCTGGTGCGCGTGGCGTCCGCCGCGCTCGGCGGGCAGGGCGGTGGCGGCCGGCCGGACATGGCGCAGGCCGGCGGTCCCGATGCCTCGAAGGCCAACGATGCAATCGCCGCGGTGAGGGCCGCGCTGGAAGCGGCGTAG
- a CDS encoding carbohydrate kinase family protein, whose amino-acid sequence MMKSPNILAVGGAHIDRRGQVSGPYVPAASNPGTMREDVGGGVFNALRSVVRRGVSGSLLSVRGGDAAAETVSSAIAGAGIADLSAVFLDRTTPSYTALIDRDGELIVGFADMALYDLAFPKQIRRAKVREAIAAADAILCDANLPSAALERLAALAAGKPIFAIAISPAKVVRLMPVLGSLAVLFMNRREAGALAGLSGEAGEQDLVDGLRRAGLKSGVVTAGGAPMLGFDEDGLFSIAPPAPRRIADVTGAGDALTGATVAALLKGLPLRAALREGIAASILAIESAEAVPVFSAANFAQMLALVPEAREVA is encoded by the coding sequence ATGATGAAGTCCCCCAATATCCTCGCCGTAGGCGGCGCCCATATCGACCGCCGCGGCCAGGTGTCGGGCCCTTACGTGCCTGCCGCCTCGAACCCCGGCACCATGCGCGAGGATGTCGGCGGCGGCGTCTTCAACGCGCTGCGCAGCGTCGTGCGACGCGGCGTCTCGGGCTCGCTGCTTTCGGTGCGTGGCGGCGACGCGGCAGCCGAGACGGTGTCGTCGGCGATCGCCGGCGCCGGCATCGCTGACCTGTCGGCGGTGTTCCTCGACCGCACGACGCCGAGCTATACGGCGCTGATCGACCGCGACGGCGAGCTGATCGTCGGCTTTGCCGACATGGCGCTCTACGACCTCGCCTTCCCCAAGCAGATCCGCCGCGCCAAGGTGCGCGAGGCGATCGCGGCGGCCGATGCCATATTGTGCGATGCCAACCTGCCGTCGGCTGCGCTGGAGCGGCTGGCGGCGCTGGCCGCCGGCAAGCCAATCTTTGCCATCGCCATCTCGCCGGCCAAGGTGGTGCGGCTGATGCCGGTGCTGGGCAGCCTTGCCGTGCTGTTCATGAACCGGCGCGAGGCCGGCGCGCTGGCCGGGTTGAGCGGCGAGGCAGGCGAGCAGGATCTGGTCGACGGGCTGCGGCGCGCCGGACTGAAGAGCGGCGTGGTGACGGCGGGCGGGGCGCCCATGCTGGGCTTCGACGAGGACGGCCTGTTCTCCATCGCCCCGCCAGCCCCGCGCAGGATCGCCGACGTCACCGGCGCCGGCGATGCGCTGACCGGCGCGACGGTCGCAGCACTGCTCAAGGGCCTGCCGTTGCGCGCAGCGCTGCGCGAAGGCATCGCCGCCTCCATACTGGCCATCGAGAGCGCCGAGGCGGTACCGGTCTTCAGCGCCGCCAACTTCGCGCAAATGCTGGCTCTTGTGCCCGAGGCGCGGGAAGTGGCATGA
- the recA gene encoding recombinase RecA, with the protein MAQNTLRLVEDKAVDKSKALDAALSQIERAFGKGSIMRLGANEQVVEIETVPTGSLGLDIALGVGGLPRGRIVEIYGPESSGKTTLALHTVAEAQKKGGICAFVDAEHALDPVYARKLGVDLENLLISQPDTGEQALEICDTLVRSGAIDVLVVDSVAALTPRAEIEGEMGDALPGLQARLMSQALRKLTASISRSNTMVIFINQIRMKIGVMFGSPETTTGGNALKFYASVRLDIRRIGSVKDRDEVVGNQTRVKVVKNKLAPPFKVVEFDIMYGEGVSKTGELVDLGVKAGVVEKSGAWFSYNSQRLGQGRENAKLFLRDNPDTAREIEMALRQNAGLIAEKFLENGGSEGGDDGFEDEAGAM; encoded by the coding sequence ATGGCTCAGAATACTTTGCGGCTTGTAGAGGATAAGGCAGTGGACAAATCAAAGGCTCTGGACGCGGCGCTGTCGCAGATCGAGCGCGCTTTCGGCAAGGGCTCGATCATGCGGCTCGGCGCCAACGAGCAGGTGGTCGAGATCGAAACCGTGCCGACCGGCTCGCTCGGCCTCGACATCGCGCTCGGCGTCGGCGGCCTGCCGCGCGGCCGCATCGTCGAGATCTACGGGCCGGAAAGCTCGGGCAAGACGACGCTGGCGCTGCACACCGTGGCGGAAGCCCAGAAGAAGGGCGGCATCTGCGCCTTCGTCGATGCCGAGCATGCGCTCGATCCGGTCTATGCCCGCAAGCTCGGCGTCGATCTGGAAAACCTCCTGATCTCGCAGCCCGACACCGGCGAGCAGGCGCTGGAGATCTGCGACACGCTGGTGCGTTCCGGCGCCATCGACGTGCTGGTGGTCGATTCGGTCGCGGCACTGACGCCACGCGCCGAAATCGAGGGCGAGATGGGCGACGCGCTGCCGGGCCTGCAGGCCCGCCTGATGAGCCAGGCGCTGCGCAAGCTGACCGCCTCGATCTCGCGTTCCAACACCATGGTCATCTTCATCAACCAGATCCGCATGAAGATCGGCGTCATGTTCGGCTCGCCCGAGACGACGACCGGCGGCAACGCGCTAAAATTCTACGCGTCGGTGCGCCTCGACATCCGTCGCATCGGCTCGGTCAAGGACCGCGACGAGGTCGTCGGCAACCAGACCCGCGTCAAGGTGGTCAAGAACAAGCTGGCACCGCCCTTCAAGGTGGTCGAGTTCGACATCATGTACGGCGAGGGCGTCTCCAAGACCGGCGAACTGGTCGACCTCGGCGTCAAGGCCGGCGTGGTCGAAAAGTCCGGCGCCTGGTTCTCCTACAATTCGCAGCGTCTCGGCCAGGGCCGCGAGAACGCCAAGCTGTTCCTGCGCGACAATCCCGACACGGCGCGCGAGATCGAAATGGCGCTCAGGCAGAATGCGGGGCTGATCGCCGAGAAGTTCCTCGAGAATGGCGGTTCCGAAGGCGGCGACGATGGTTTCGAGGACGAAGCCGGCGCCATGTGA